One window of Staphylococcus chromogenes genomic DNA carries:
- the nadD gene encoding nicotinate (nicotinamide) nucleotide adenylyltransferase codes for MKKVVIYGGQFNPVHSAHEMVATMVYEAIQPDIFYFLPSYKSPLKQHEQNIDVFHRIEMLKLVIHNLGFGQIRYDEIERKGDSYTYDTLKVIQQEHPNDKIYFVIGTDQYLQLSKWYNIEELRTFVTFIVVNRAPQHEFQDESVIFVNMPEMAISSTEVRHRRKNGKTIHMWVPLNVEQYIKKEGLYG; via the coding sequence ATGAAAAAAGTTGTCATATATGGTGGACAATTCAATCCAGTTCATAGTGCACATGAGATGGTGGCTACAATGGTATACGAGGCGATACAACCCGATATCTTCTATTTTTTACCGAGCTATAAATCGCCTCTAAAACAACACGAACAAAATATTGATGTTTTTCATCGAATTGAAATGCTCAAACTCGTTATCCATAATCTTGGTTTTGGTCAAATTCGTTATGATGAAATTGAACGTAAAGGTGATAGCTATACGTATGACACTTTAAAAGTCATTCAACAAGAACACCCTAACGATAAAATCTATTTCGTTATAGGGACTGATCAATATTTGCAGCTATCGAAATGGTACAACATTGAGGAATTAAGAACCTTTGTGACTTTTATCGTAGTCAATCGTGCACCGCAACATGAGTTTCAAGATGAATCTGTCATATTTGTCAATATGCCGGAAATGGCAATAAGTTCTACAGAAGTAAGACATCGACGGAAAAATGGAAAAACGATTCACATGTGGGTACCGCTTAATGTGGAACAATATATTAAAAAGGAGGGTTTATATGGATAA
- a CDS encoding NRAMP family divalent metal transporter, whose translation MKKDSNEIKNQGDFEFTKTHKRLLLGSVFLMATSAIGPAFLTQTAVFTQQFLASFAFAILLSIIIDIGAQINIWRILVVTGLRGQEVANSVVKGLGTFISILIGLGGLAFNIGNIAGAGLGLNAIFGIDVRIGAAITAIIAILVFVSKNGQKVMDVVTLILGIVMIAIVAFVMIKTNPPYLEAAGRMIVPENPASLVLPIITLVGGTVGGYITFAGAHRLLDADIKGENYLPFVNRSAIYGILTTGVMRALLFLAVLGVVVTGVVLNPDNPPASVFEHALGPIGKNIFGVVLFAAAMSSVIGSAYTSTTFLKTLHHKIYKHDNYVVIAFIVISTIIFLFLGKPVTLLIVAGAFNGLILPIVLTTILIASKKKSIVGNYQHPTWMLVFGIIAVLVTIFTGIYSFQGLLELLGK comes from the coding sequence ATGAAAAAAGATTCAAACGAAATTAAAAACCAAGGAGACTTCGAATTTACAAAAACACATAAACGTCTCCTGTTAGGTTCAGTATTCTTAATGGCAACGTCAGCGATTGGACCTGCCTTTTTAACACAAACTGCTGTATTTACACAACAATTCTTAGCAAGTTTTGCATTTGCAATTTTATTATCAATCATTATAGATATTGGAGCGCAAATTAATATTTGGCGTATTTTAGTTGTAACTGGATTACGTGGTCAAGAAGTGGCTAATAGCGTGGTCAAAGGTTTAGGAACATTTATATCAATTTTAATTGGTTTAGGTGGACTTGCGTTTAATATTGGAAACATTGCCGGTGCCGGTTTAGGATTAAATGCTATTTTCGGGATTGATGTCAGAATAGGCGCAGCAATCACAGCAATCATTGCAATTTTAGTCTTTGTTTCGAAAAACGGACAAAAAGTGATGGACGTAGTAACATTAATCTTAGGAATTGTAATGATTGCGATCGTAGCATTCGTTATGATTAAAACGAATCCTCCATATCTTGAAGCTGCTGGTCGCATGATTGTTCCTGAAAACCCAGCTTCTCTTGTTTTACCAATTATTACATTAGTTGGTGGAACAGTTGGTGGATATATTACATTTGCTGGTGCACACCGTCTACTAGATGCTGATATCAAAGGTGAAAATTACTTACCTTTCGTCAATCGTTCAGCGATTTACGGGATTTTAACCACTGGCGTAATGCGTGCTTTATTATTCTTAGCTGTATTAGGTGTGGTTGTAACTGGCGTAGTCTTGAATCCTGATAATCCTCCAGCATCTGTATTTGAACATGCGCTCGGACCAATCGGTAAGAATATTTTTGGTGTCGTACTGTTTGCAGCAGCGATGTCTTCAGTCATTGGTTCAGCATATACAAGTACGACTTTTCTTAAAACATTACATCATAAAATTTACAAACATGACAATTACGTCGTGATTGCATTTATCGTTATTTCAACTATTATATTTTTATTCTTAGGAAAACCTGTCACATTATTGATCGTTGCTGGGGCATTCAACGGTTTAATTTTACCAATCGTACTTACAACGATTCTTATTGCTTCTAAAAAGAAAAGTATCGTTGGCAATTACCAACATCCGACTTGGATGCTTGTATTTGGTATTATTGCAGTGCTTGTTACAATTTTCACAGGTATTTATTCCTTCCAAGGTCTATTAGAACTATTAGGTAAATAA
- a CDS encoding class I SAM-dependent DNA methyltransferase, whose protein sequence is MSYQKLSSFYDVLTSDQPYDQWLQIVEHFKPHKPSLSFLDLGCGTGTFTSKLTHMAPIVYGMDLSTEMIQYAKQKSTEVHWIQGDMSNFNLNQTFDLITIFCDSLNYLQSEEEVMDTFNHVYHHLNEQGIFIFDVHSAHKMLTQFNNQLYMDDREELTLIWHTTEGELPLSVWHDLTFFTKTDLGTYERIDESQFQRTLEKAIYESMLKMIGFKNIQSFYDFDINNHDEKGDRLFFVATK, encoded by the coding sequence ATGTCTTATCAAAAATTAAGCTCTTTTTATGATGTTTTAACGTCAGATCAACCCTATGACCAATGGTTACAAATCGTGGAACATTTCAAACCTCATAAACCATCTCTTAGTTTTTTAGACTTAGGCTGTGGGACAGGCACTTTCACCTCAAAATTAACGCATATGGCTCCAATTGTTTATGGAATGGATTTAAGCACTGAAATGATTCAATATGCTAAACAAAAATCAACAGAAGTGCATTGGATACAAGGTGATATGTCAAATTTCAACTTAAATCAAACATTTGATCTTATTACGATTTTTTGTGATTCACTGAATTATTTGCAATCTGAAGAAGAGGTAATGGATACTTTCAATCATGTTTATCATCATTTGAATGAACAAGGAATTTTTATTTTCGATGTACATTCTGCTCATAAAATGTTAACACAATTTAATAATCAACTTTATATGGATGACCGTGAAGAACTTACACTTATTTGGCATACAACTGAAGGAGAACTTCCCTTAAGTGTATGGCACGATTTAACATTTTTCACTAAAACAGATTTAGGAACTTATGAAAGAATAGATGAATCCCAATTCCAACGCACCCTTGAAAAAGCAATATATGAATCAATGCTTAAAATGATTGGTTTTAAAAATATACAATCATTTTACGATTTTGATATTAACAATCATGACGAAAAAGGCGATCGTCTTTTTTTCGTTGCAACAAAATAA
- the yqeH gene encoding ribosome biogenesis GTPase YqeH produces MTDELKCIGCGATLQSDDKDKPGYVPESSLFKDDVICRRCFRLKHYNEVQDVGMESDDFLTLLNKLSDKKGIVVNLVDVFDLEGSFIHAIKRIVGNKKIILVANKIDLLPKQINKRRVTEWLRQSAKNYGLFADDVVLISAQKNYGIDVLMETIEKHRQGQDVYIVGTTNVGKSTLINKLIEQSVGEKDVVTTSRIPGTTLDMIDIPIDEKSDMYDTPGIIQEHQMTHLVTPKELNIIMPKKEIKQRVYQLNEGQTLFFGGLARIDYETGGKRPLICYFSNDLKIHRTKTENADRLWKEKVGTFLSPPSNSKSFQLDELKKVTLSTDTEKQDVMISGLGFVTIDRGASFSVMVPKSVDVTLRPSIM; encoded by the coding sequence TTGACAGACGAATTAAAATGTATCGGTTGTGGCGCAACGTTACAATCAGACGATAAAGATAAACCTGGATATGTACCTGAATCGAGTTTGTTTAAAGACGATGTAATTTGCCGTCGTTGCTTTAGATTAAAGCACTATAATGAGGTTCAAGATGTCGGCATGGAAAGCGATGACTTTTTAACACTTTTAAATAAACTTTCAGATAAAAAGGGAATCGTCGTTAACTTAGTGGATGTTTTTGATTTAGAAGGTTCCTTCATTCACGCAATCAAACGTATCGTTGGTAACAAGAAGATTATTTTAGTAGCCAACAAAATCGATCTTTTACCTAAACAAATTAATAAGCGTCGTGTCACTGAATGGTTACGCCAATCCGCTAAAAATTATGGACTTTTTGCAGATGACGTTGTGCTTATCTCTGCACAAAAAAATTACGGAATAGATGTTTTAATGGAGACTATCGAAAAGCATCGTCAAGGACAAGACGTTTATATTGTCGGTACGACGAATGTTGGGAAATCTACCCTTATTAACAAACTTATTGAACAAAGTGTGGGCGAAAAAGATGTTGTCACAACCTCACGAATACCAGGAACAACACTTGATATGATAGACATTCCAATCGATGAAAAATCAGATATGTATGATACACCAGGAATCATTCAAGAACATCAAATGACACACCTTGTAACACCGAAAGAATTAAATATTATAATGCCTAAAAAAGAAATTAAACAACGCGTTTATCAATTAAATGAAGGACAGACGCTTTTCTTCGGCGGGCTCGCTCGAATAGATTATGAAACAGGTGGCAAACGACCGTTGATATGCTATTTTTCTAATGATTTAAAAATCCATCGTACTAAAACAGAAAACGCAGATCGTCTTTGGAAAGAAAAGGTAGGAACGTTTTTATCTCCACCATCAAATTCTAAATCATTTCAACTAGATGAACTTAAAAAAGTGACTTTATCCACCGATACTGAAAAGCAAGACGTGATGATTTCTGGTCTTGGTTTCGTTACAATCGACAGAGGGGCTTCATTTAGTGTGATGGTGCCAAAATCGGTTGATGTGACGCTTCGACCATCAATTATGTAA
- the aroE gene encoding shikimate dehydrogenase, translating to MKFAVIGHPINHSLSPLMHHANFSALQLDYGYEALSIPETHFNHIRDIIDDRQLDGFNVTIPHKERIIPYLDDISKEAREMGAVNTVKITNGKWIGYNTDGLGFVKGLKNYYGALTEAKILVLGAGGASKGITYQLKQYTKYPIYVANRTMSRFDTWSFDVEAMPLTSVRSKAHHFDIIINTTPIGMHHSQEALLTFDTLKNNALICDIIYTPLETPFLENARRNGYDTYNGLDMFVYQGAESFKIWTNLDANIEAMKTTVLNQLTQNND from the coding sequence ATGAAATTTGCGGTGATTGGCCATCCTATCAATCATTCTCTTTCCCCATTGATGCATCATGCTAATTTTAGTGCATTACAATTAGACTACGGATATGAAGCATTAAGTATACCAGAAACACATTTTAACCATATTAGAGATATTATTGATGATCGCCAATTAGATGGCTTTAATGTAACGATTCCACACAAGGAACGTATCATTCCTTACTTAGATGATATTTCAAAAGAAGCCCGTGAAATGGGTGCTGTAAATACAGTGAAAATTACCAATGGAAAGTGGATAGGCTACAATACCGATGGTTTGGGCTTTGTTAAAGGCCTTAAAAATTATTATGGTGCATTAACTGAAGCAAAAATTTTAGTTTTAGGGGCTGGAGGCGCAAGTAAAGGGATTACTTATCAATTAAAACAATATACTAAGTATCCTATATATGTTGCCAATAGAACGATGTCGCGATTTGATACATGGTCGTTTGATGTTGAAGCGATGCCCTTAACCTCAGTTCGTTCAAAAGCACACCATTTTGATATTATAATTAATACCACTCCTATAGGTATGCACCATTCACAAGAAGCGCTACTGACTTTTGATACACTAAAAAACAACGCATTAATTTGCGATATCATCTATACGCCTTTAGAGACGCCTTTTTTGGAAAATGCACGCCGTAATGGATATGACACGTATAATGGCTTAGATATGTTCGTGTATCAAGGCGCAGAAAGCTTTAAAATATGGACGAATCTAGATGCTAATATTGAAGCGATGAAAACAACAGTTTTAAATCAATTAACTCAAAATAATGATTAG
- a CDS encoding helix-hairpin-helix domain-containing protein, whose product MYHRLNHLLKHPQIVIGILVVSVCISIFLTFLYFNTSQSNEHAAQANPTTLTENIATSDTINEKETAQITDIIVDVKGAVKKVQPYTMKSNQRVKDVLEKAGILPQADLSQINLAEKLIDQKLIYVPKKGEATSAQGITPSLSNQDSQKQPINLNLAQESDLVEVPGIGPSKAQSIIAYRDEKGGFKSVEDLKEIKGIGEKTFEKLKDYFTV is encoded by the coding sequence ATGTATCACCGTTTAAATCATTTACTTAAACATCCTCAAATAGTGATTGGTATTCTCGTTGTTAGTGTATGTATTTCGATTTTTTTAACTTTTTTATATTTCAATACCTCTCAGTCAAATGAGCATGCTGCACAAGCTAATCCAACAACGTTAACAGAAAATATCGCCACTTCTGACACTATAAACGAAAAAGAAACAGCACAAATAACTGATATTATTGTGGACGTTAAAGGAGCAGTTAAAAAAGTACAACCTTACACAATGAAATCGAATCAACGTGTCAAAGACGTCCTTGAAAAAGCCGGTATTCTCCCACAAGCAGACTTATCACAAATTAATTTAGCTGAAAAATTGATAGATCAAAAATTGATTTACGTTCCTAAGAAAGGAGAGGCGACTAGCGCCCAGGGGATAACTCCATCCCTTTCAAATCAAGATTCTCAAAAACAACCTATAAACTTAAATTTAGCCCAAGAGTCAGATTTAGTCGAAGTTCCTGGTATTGGTCCTTCAAAAGCACAATCAATTATTGCCTATCGTGATGAGAAAGGGGGATTTAAATCAGTAGAAGATTTAAAAGAAATTAAAGGCATCGGTGAAAAAACTTTCGAAAAATTAAAAGATTATTTTACAGTTTAG
- a CDS encoding ComE operon protein 2: MERIQWDEYFMAQSHLLALRSTCKRLSVGATIIKDNRIIAGGYNGSVAGEVHCIDEGCLMEDGHCIRTIHAEMNAILQCAKQGVSTENATIYVTHFPCLNCTKSIIQAGIKTIYYAEDYHNHPYALQLLRQSGVKYARVPFHPEDIVKYILRT, from the coding sequence ATGGAACGCATTCAATGGGATGAGTATTTTATGGCTCAGTCACATTTGTTAGCATTGCGCTCAACGTGTAAACGTTTATCTGTCGGAGCGACAATTATTAAAGATAATCGAATCATCGCTGGCGGATATAACGGTTCAGTTGCAGGAGAAGTACACTGTATAGATGAGGGGTGTTTAATGGAAGATGGACACTGTATTCGCACTATTCACGCGGAAATGAATGCGATTTTACAATGTGCTAAACAAGGAGTTTCTACTGAAAATGCAACGATATATGTTACGCATTTTCCTTGTTTGAACTGTACAAAATCTATCATTCAAGCAGGCATTAAAACAATTTATTATGCTGAAGATTATCATAATCATCCATACGCTCTCCAATTGTTAAGACAGTCGGGTGTAAAATATGCACGTGTCCCATTTCACCCAGAAGATATCGTCAAATATATTTTAAGAACATAA
- a CDS encoding 5'-methylthioadenosine/adenosylhomocysteine nucleosidase, with translation MIGIIGAMEEEVEILKSHMHEVETLQIAHTVFYKGNLKGAEVVLIQSGIGKVNVAISTTLLIQQFKPELIINTGSAGGLQPGLALGDVVVSTKVAYHDADARAFGYAMGQIPGMPETYDANRHLITQVNHVLNQLKQPVKEGLIVSGDSFIGSDVQRAEILKYFPQALAAEMEAAAIAQTCYQFKVPFIVTRAISDLADGDAGMTFEAFLKVASQSSSQMVIALLEKLNE, from the coding sequence ATGATTGGGATAATTGGTGCCATGGAAGAGGAAGTCGAAATTTTAAAATCACATATGCATGAAGTCGAAACTTTACAAATTGCGCACACTGTTTTTTATAAAGGGAATTTAAAAGGCGCTGAGGTCGTATTAATTCAAAGCGGGATAGGTAAAGTTAATGTTGCAATCTCAACTACTTTACTCATCCAACAATTTAAACCAGAACTAATAATTAACACGGGTTCAGCTGGTGGACTACAACCTGGCTTAGCATTAGGGGATGTCGTTGTAAGTACGAAAGTGGCGTATCATGATGCCGACGCACGCGCTTTCGGCTATGCAATGGGTCAAATACCAGGGATGCCTGAAACCTATGATGCAAATCGTCACTTGATAACCCAAGTAAATCATGTGTTAAATCAACTTAAACAACCTGTTAAAGAAGGCCTCATCGTATCTGGTGACAGCTTTATTGGAAGTGATGTACAACGAGCTGAAATATTAAAATATTTTCCTCAGGCATTGGCAGCGGAAATGGAAGCGGCAGCCATTGCCCAAACGTGCTATCAATTTAAAGTTCCATTTATCGTTACACGTGCTATTTCTGATCTTGCTGATGGCGATGCAGGAATGACATTTGAGGCCTTCCTCAAAGTTGCATCACAATCTTCAAGCCAAATGGTGATCGCCTTGCTCGAAAAATTAAATGAATAG
- a CDS encoding YqeG family HAD IIIA-type phosphatase has product MGIISRLFLPNQYVKSIHEIDFDKLQEKNIKGVITDLDNTLVGWDEANPTPGVEQWFKNLSERNIKVTIVSNNNEARVKTFSSDLDVDYIFKARKPLGKSLNKATQQMGLNKDEVVIIGDQMLTDVFGGNHNGLYTIMVVPVKNSDGLATKLNRMIERRLLHYFKRKGYINWEETN; this is encoded by the coding sequence ATGGGTATTATAAGTCGCTTATTTTTGCCAAATCAATACGTTAAATCAATTCATGAAATTGATTTCGATAAATTACAAGAAAAAAATATTAAAGGGGTTATTACAGATTTAGATAATACTTTAGTAGGTTGGGACGAAGCGAACCCAACACCAGGCGTTGAGCAATGGTTTAAAAATCTAAGTGAAAGAAATATTAAAGTGACTATCGTTTCTAACAATAATGAGGCGCGAGTAAAAACATTTTCTAGTGATTTAGATGTAGATTATATTTTCAAAGCACGCAAGCCATTAGGTAAATCACTAAATAAAGCCACTCAACAAATGGGCTTAAACAAGGACGAAGTGGTCATTATTGGGGATCAAATGTTAACAGATGTTTTTGGCGGAAACCATAACGGTCTATATACAATAATGGTCGTTCCAGTAAAAAATTCTGATGGCCTTGCGACGAAGCTTAATAGAATGATAGAACGTCGTTTATTACATTATTTCAAGAGAAAAGGATATATTAATTGGGAGGAAACAAATTGA
- the yhbY gene encoding ribosome assembly RNA-binding protein YhbY — translation MNLTGKQKRFLRSEAHHIDPIFQIGKSGINENMVQQIVDALEKRELIKVHILQNNLDDKTELAHQLSQATESHLVQQIGSMIVLYKTSKNHQSIELPS, via the coding sequence ATGAATTTAACAGGGAAACAAAAACGATTTTTAAGAAGTGAAGCACATCACATTGATCCTATCTTTCAAATTGGAAAATCAGGAATTAATGAAAATATGGTACAACAAATTGTAGATGCTTTAGAAAAACGAGAACTTATCAAAGTACACATTTTGCAAAATAATTTAGATGATAAAACTGAACTTGCACACCAACTAAGCCAAGCTACAGAAAGCCACCTTGTTCAACAAATTGGTTCAATGATTGTACTTTATAAAACGTCTAAAAACCATCAATCTATTGAGTTGCCATCATAA
- a CDS encoding DNA internalization-related competence protein ComEC/Rec2 — protein sequence MLCIISCILGGAIEHHFINKNQSFIQSNSQTSQLPTTIRIKFISLPIIDRTGLHATVATSNNKKMILKVYNPPKQTVPSARFFFTHTCKIQGKIKPANNMGQVDYFNVQTITFQSCYRSQPLWDDYIRYFRNIYTERLLSSKLIGKDKIIALTTGNSQYITPNELSLIRQLGISHLFAVSGTHVGILLSLLYLILKRLPMPLAVVKIIILCLLPIYLIFAGDAPSAQRAVLMASIVLIFSKLLLLNGITILSLSYIALSLYAPELHYHLGFQFSFTICFFLILSQKWLSKQNLYLVLWKTTLVSFYGTLSISYHHFNEIQWQSIITNIVFVPLYSFIIIPFAFLTIPMYLISPHIIENISILPNTLFQFQEALLQMFQPLTKFHWVIANYGEPGFLIITFCSFISMLLLNLKKYRYFLIFTVIAIFFSIVFKPSFTDEMILIDVGQGDAILFKSRTHKTLLIDTGGQLPHLKQRSNFNITERKLYPTLKSKGITQIDYLLITHDHADHMGELKELADKVTIKNIIINPHHFNRDLLHEVIDITKSEQAILHSAFELKTLKLDEFQFQFLNATIKNSENPNEHSIITLANIYNNRILLMGDATVANEDLLRQKYNIPKINILKVGHHGSKTSTSENFLATIRPEIALISSGKNNMYRLPHPEILERLSKQDIATYNTAENQNLTIQFTSENYTLSKPP from the coding sequence TTGTTATGTATCATAAGTTGTATTTTGGGAGGGGCTATAGAGCACCACTTCATCAACAAAAATCAATCTTTTATACAAAGTAATTCTCAAACTTCACAATTACCAACAACAATTCGTATAAAATTTATTTCGTTACCTATTATTGATCGTACAGGCCTGCATGCTACAGTAGCAACTTCAAACAATAAAAAGATGATACTGAAGGTATACAACCCGCCGAAACAAACTGTCCCCTCCGCAAGATTCTTTTTTACCCATACATGTAAAATTCAAGGGAAAATAAAACCCGCTAATAATATGGGCCAAGTGGATTACTTCAATGTTCAAACTATAACATTTCAATCATGCTACCGTTCACAACCCTTATGGGATGATTATATACGATACTTCAGAAATATTTATACTGAACGATTACTCTCTTCAAAACTAATAGGGAAAGACAAAATTATCGCGCTTACAACTGGGAATAGCCAATATATCACTCCTAATGAACTTTCTCTTATACGTCAATTAGGGATTTCTCATTTATTTGCCGTCAGTGGTACACATGTAGGCATTCTATTATCTTTACTTTATTTGATTTTAAAACGATTGCCTATGCCTCTAGCTGTCGTGAAAATAATTATTTTATGTCTCTTACCCATTTATCTCATATTTGCGGGAGATGCTCCGAGTGCTCAACGTGCAGTACTTATGGCAAGCATAGTCCTCATTTTCTCAAAATTGCTATTACTTAATGGGATCACTATTTTATCTTTATCTTACATCGCATTATCCCTTTATGCTCCCGAACTCCATTATCATCTTGGTTTTCAATTTTCTTTTACTATCTGTTTTTTTCTCATTCTTTCTCAAAAATGGTTATCTAAACAAAATCTATACTTGGTCTTATGGAAAACAACGCTTGTTTCGTTTTATGGCACGCTTTCAATTAGCTATCATCACTTTAATGAGATTCAATGGCAAAGTATTATTACGAATATAGTTTTCGTACCTTTATATTCATTTATCATCATTCCTTTTGCATTTTTAACCATTCCTATGTATTTAATATCTCCTCATATAATAGAAAACATTTCCATTCTACCTAACACTCTTTTTCAATTCCAAGAAGCGCTATTACAAATGTTCCAGCCGTTAACTAAATTTCATTGGGTAATCGCAAATTATGGGGAACCTGGATTTTTAATAATTACTTTTTGTAGTTTTATAAGTATGCTTTTACTTAATCTTAAGAAATATCGTTACTTTCTTATTTTCACAGTGATTGCTATCTTTTTTTCTATTGTATTCAAACCTTCTTTTACTGATGAAATGATCCTCATAGATGTTGGTCAAGGTGATGCCATATTATTTAAAAGTCGCACACATAAGACGTTACTTATCGATACAGGGGGGCAACTTCCACATCTAAAACAACGTTCAAATTTTAATATTACTGAGCGGAAACTCTATCCAACATTAAAATCCAAAGGAATTACGCAAATTGATTATTTGTTAATTACACATGATCATGCGGATCATATGGGAGAACTTAAGGAACTCGCTGATAAAGTAACAATAAAAAATATCATTATAAATCCACATCATTTTAATAGGGATTTGTTGCATGAAGTCATTGATATTACTAAATCAGAACAAGCCATTTTGCATTCTGCATTTGAACTAAAAACGCTTAAATTAGATGAATTTCAGTTTCAATTTTTAAATGCTACGATTAAAAATAGTGAAAATCCGAATGAGCACTCTATTATTACGCTTGCAAACATTTATAATAATCGTATTCTATTAATGGGAGATGCAACGGTTGCAAATGAAGATTTGTTAAGGCAAAAATATAACATACCTAAAATAAATATTTTAAAAGTAGGGCACCACGGTAGTAAAACGAGTACCTCAGAAAATTTTCTCGCAACAATACGACCTGAAATTGCGTTAATTTCAAGTGGCAAAAATAACATGTACAGGTTACCGCATCCAGAAATTTTAGAGCGACTAAGCAAGCAAGATATAGCTACTTATAACACGGCTGAGAATCAAAATTTAACAATTCAATTTACTAGTGAGAATTACACATTAAGTAAACCACCTTAA
- the yqeK gene encoding bis(5'-nucleosyl)-tetraphosphatase (symmetrical) YqeK, whose translation MDKSFAIELVKEKLPKKRFEHSIRVAETAVKLAQQYEGDVDKAELAGILHDFCKYDDLASMYQIVTQYDLDSALLSYGSEILHGPVCATIMKHQYHINDEDILLAIAHHTTGRKHMTKNEKIVFIADYIEPGRTTKGVEDIREMVYGGKGLDKTIYEISKRTVLYLVEKDVNVFQATIDCLNYYNFNDSK comes from the coding sequence ATGGATAAATCTTTCGCAATAGAGCTAGTCAAAGAAAAGCTACCGAAAAAAAGATTTGAACATTCTATTCGTGTAGCTGAAACTGCAGTGAAATTAGCACAACAATATGAAGGGGATGTTGATAAAGCTGAACTTGCAGGAATATTACATGATTTTTGTAAATACGATGACCTTGCATCCATGTATCAAATAGTAACGCAATATGACCTTGATTCTGCTTTATTAAGTTATGGTTCTGAAATACTGCACGGTCCGGTATGTGCTACTATTATGAAACATCAATATCATATCAATGATGAGGACATTCTTTTAGCGATTGCACATCACACTACAGGTCGAAAACATATGACAAAAAATGAAAAAATTGTTTTCATTGCGGATTATATTGAACCTGGACGTACGACTAAAGGTGTTGAAGATATTCGTGAAATGGTATATGGTGGCAAAGGATTAGATAAAACAATTTACGAAATTTCCAAGCGCACAGTTTTATATTTAGTTGAAAAAGATGTGAACGTTTTTCAAGCTACTATTGATTGCTTAAATTACTATAACTTTAACGATTCTAAATAA
- the rsfS gene encoding ribosome silencing factor, translated as MNAYELLTLAVEAAGNKKAENIVSLNMQQISDIADYFVVCHGNNERQVQAIAKAVKDNAEEHGINVKRMEGYQEAKWILVDLTDVVVHVFLRDERLHYNLEKLYHDAEMYLYEEVVKA; from the coding sequence ATGAACGCATATGAATTATTAACACTTGCAGTTGAAGCTGCAGGAAATAAAAAAGCTGAAAATATTGTTTCTTTGAACATGCAACAAATTTCTGATATCGCAGACTATTTCGTTGTTTGTCACGGTAACAATGAACGACAAGTTCAAGCCATCGCAAAAGCTGTGAAAGATAATGCAGAAGAACACGGCATTAATGTAAAACGTATGGAAGGATATCAAGAAGCAAAGTGGATTTTAGTAGATTTGACAGATGTAGTTGTTCACGTATTCTTAAGAGATGAACGCTTACATTATAATTTAGAAAAATTATATCATGATGCCGAAATGTACTTATATGAAGAGGTCGTCAAAGCATAA